The Anopheles funestus chromosome X unlocalized genomic scaffold, idAnoFuneDA-416_04 X_unloc_36, whole genome shotgun sequence DNA window cggtcagtttccgaaggatcttcaattgtagcacatatttggatagatctggtcattagctaccaaaagttattctacgccgatgtgctaagttgtctgtggaaaaagttattcgaggtacaaagacttaacattttctcaacttttccaaaaaaatcctcattttgccactttggatgcttataactcggtcagtttccaatggatcttcaattgtagcacatatttggatagatctggtcattagctaccaaaagttattctacgccgatgtgctaagttgtctgtggaaaaagttattcgaggtacaaagacttaacattttctcaacttttccaaaaaaattcctcatttttccactttggatgcttataactcggtcagtttccaatggatcttcaattgtagcacatatttggatagatctggtcattagctaccaaaagttattctacgccgatgtgctaagttgtctgtggaaaaagttattcgaggtacaaagacttaacattttctcaacttttccaaaaaaattcctcattttgccactttggatgcttataactcggtcagtttccaatggatcttcaattgtagcacatatttggatagatctggtcattagctagcaaaagttattctacgccgatgtgctaagttgtctgtggaaaaagttattcgaggtacaaagacttaacattttctcaacttttccaaaaaaatcctcattttgccactttggatgcttataactcggtcagtttccaatggatcttcaattgtagcacatatttggatagatctggtcattagctaccaaaagttattctacgtcgatgtgctaagttgtctgtggaaaaagttattcgaggtacaaagacttaacattttctcaacttttccaaaaaaattcctcattttgccactttaggtgcttataactctgtcagtttccaatggatcttcaattgtagcacatatttggatagatctggtcattagctaccaaaagttattctacgccgatgtgctaagttgtctgtggaaaaagttattcgaggtacaaagacttaacattttctcaacttttccaaaaaaattcctcattttgccactttggatgcttataactcggtcagtttccaatggatcttcaattgcagcacatatttggatagatctggtcattagctaccaaaagttattctacgccgatgtgctaagttgtctgtggaaaaagttattcgaggtacaaagacttaacattttctcaacttttccaaaaaaattcctcattttgccactttaggtgcttataactcggtcagtttccaaaggatcttcaattgtagcacatatttggatagatctggtcattagctaccaaaagttattctacgccgatgtgctaagttgtctgtggaaaaagttattcgaggtacaaagacttaacattttctccacttttccaaaaaaattcctcatttttccactttggatgcttataactcggtcagtttccaatggatcttcaattgtagcacatatttggatagatctggtcattagctaccaaaagttattctacgccgatgtgctaagttgtctgtggaaaaagttattcgaggtacaaagacttaacattttctcaacttttccaaaaaaattcctcattttgccactttaggtgcttataactcggtcagtttccaatggatcttcaattgtagcacatatttggatagatctggtcattagctagcaaaagttattctacgccgatgtgctaagttgtctgtggaaaaagttattcgaggtacaaagacttaacattttctcaacttttccaaaaaaatcctcattttgccactttggatgcttataactcggtcagtttccaatggatcttcaattgtagcacatatttggatagatctggtcattagctaccaaaagttattctacgccgatgtgctaagttgtctgtggaaaaagttattcgaggtacaaagacttaacattttctcaacttttccaaaaaaattcctcatttttccactttggatgcttataactcggtcagtttccaatggatcttcaattgtagcacatatttggatagatctggtcattagctaccaaaagttattctacgccgatgtgctaagttgtctgtggaaaaagttatttgaggtacaaagacttaacattttctcaatttttctaaaaaaattcctcattttgccactttggatgcttataactcggtcagtttccaatggatcttcaattgtagcacatatttggatagatctggtcattagctaccaaaagttattctacgccgatgtgctaagttgtctgtggaaaaagttattcgaggtacaaagacttaacattttctcaacttttccaaaaaaattcctcattttgccactttggatgcttataactcggtcagtttccaatggatcttcaattgcagcacatatttggatagatctggtcattagctaccaaaagttattctacgccgatgtgctaagttgtctgtggaaaaagttattcgaggtacaaagacttaacattttctcaacttttccaaaaaaattcctcattttgccactttggatgcttataactcggtcagtttccaatggatcttcaattgcagcacatatttggatagatctggtcattagctaccaaaagttattctacgccgatgtgctaagttgtctgtggaaaaagttattcgaggtacaaagacttaacattttctcaacttttccaaaaaaattcctcattttgccactttaggtgcttataactcggtcagtttccaatggatcttcaattgtagcacatatttggatagatctggtcattagctaccaaaagttattctacgccgatgtgctaagttgtctgtggaaaaagttattcgaggtacaaagacttaacattttctcaacttttccaaaaaaatcctcattttgccactttggatgcttataactcggtcagtttccaatggatcttcaattgtagcacatatttggatagatctggttattaactaccaaaagttattctacgccgatgtgctaagttgtctgtggaaaaagttattcgaggtacaaagacttaacattttctcaacttttccaaaaaaattcctcatttttccactttggatgcttataactcggtcagtttccaatggatcttcaattgtagcacatatttggatagatctggtcattagctaccaaaagttattctacgccgatgtgctaagttgtctgtggaaaaagttattcgaggtacaaagacttaacattttctcaacttttccaaaaaaattcctcattttgccactttaggtgcttataactcggtcagtttccaatggatcttcaattgtagcacatatttggatagatctggtcattagctaccaaaagttattctacgccgatgtgctaagttgtctgtggaaaaagttattcgaggtacaaagacttaacattttctcaacttttccaaaaaattcctcattttgccactttggatgcttataactcggtcagtttccaatggatcttcaattgtagcacatatttggatagatctggtcattagctaccaaaagttattctacgccgatgtgctaagttgtctgtggaaaaagttatttgaggtacaaagacttaacattttctcaacttttccaaaaaaattcctcattttgccactttggatgcttataactcggacagtttccaatggatcttcaattgtagcacatatttggatagatctggtcattagctaccaaaagttattctacgccgatgtgctaagttgtctgtggaaaaagttatttgaggtacaaagacttaacattttctcaatttttttagaaaaattcctcattttgccactttggatgcttataactcggtcagtttccaatggatcttcaattgtagcacatatttggatagatctggtcattagctaccaaaagttattctacgccgatgtgctaagttgtctgtggaaaaagttattcgaggtacaaagacttaacattttctcaacttttccaaaaaattcctcattttgccactttggatgcttataactcggtcagtttccaatggatcttcaattgtagcacatatttggatagatctggtcattagctaccagaagttattctacgtcgatgtgctaagttgtctgtggaaaaagttatttgaggtacaaagacttaacattttctcaatttttctaaaaaaattcctcattttgccactttggatccttataactcggtcagtttccaatggatcttcaattgtagcacatatttggatagatctggtcattagctaccaaaagttattctacgccgatgtgctaagttgtctgtggaaaaagttattcgaggtacaaagacttaacattttctcaacttttccaaaaaattcctcattttgccactttggatgcttataactcggtcagtttccaatggatcttcaattgtagcacatatttggatagatctggtcattagctaccaaaagttattctacgccgatgtgctaagttgtctgtggaaaaagttattcgaggtacaaagacttatcattttctcaacttttccaaaaaaatcctcattttgccactttggatgcttataactcggtcagtttccaatggatcttcaattgtagcacatatttggatagatctggtcattagctaccaaaagttattctacgccgatgtgctaagttgtctgtggaaaaagttattcgaggtacaaagacttaacattttctcaacttttccaaaaaatttactcattttgccactttggatgcttataactcggtcagtttccaatggatcttcaattgtagcacatatttggatagatctggtcattagctaccaaaagttattctacgccgatgtgctaagttgtctgtggaaaaagttattcgaggtacaaagacttaacattttctcaacttttccaaaaaaattcctcattttgccactttggatgcttataactcggtcagtttccaatggatcttcaattgtagcacatatttggatagatctggtcattagctaccaaaagttattctacgccgatgtgctaagttgtctgtggaaaaagttattcgaggtacaaagacttaacattttctcaacttttccaaaaaaattcctcattttgccactttggatgcttataactcggtcagtttccaatggatcttcaattgtagcacatatttggatagatctggtcattagctagcaaaagttattctacgccgatgtgctaagttgtctgtggaaaaagttattcgaggtacaaagacttaacattttctcaacttttccaaaaaaatcctcattttgccactttggatgcttataactcggtcagtttccaatggatcttcaattgtagcacatatttggatagatctggtcattagctaccaaaagttattctacgtcgatgtgctaagttgtctgtggaaaaagttattcgaggtacaaagacttaacattttctcaacttttccaaaaaaaattcctcattttgccactttggatgcttataactcggtcagtttccaatggatcttcaattgtagcacatatttggatagatctggtcattagctaccaaaagttattctacgccgatgtgctaagttgtctgtggaaaaagttattcgaggtacaaagacttaacattttctcaacttttccaaaaaaattcctcattttgccactttggatgcttataactcggtcagtttccaatggatcttcaattgcagcacatatttggatagatctggtcattagctaccaaaagttattctacgccgatgtgctaagttgtctgtggaaaaagttattcgaggtacaaagacttaacattttctcaacttttccaaaaaaattcctcattttgccactttggatgcttataactcggtcagtttccaatggatcttcaattgcagcacatatttggatagatagggtcattagctaccaaaagttattctacgccgatgtgctaagttgtctgtggaaaaagttattcgaggtacaaagacttaacattttctcaacttttccaaaaaaattcctcatttgccactttggatgcttataactcggtcagtttccaatggatcttcaattgtagcacatatttggatagatctggtcattagctaccaaaagttattttacgccgatgtgctaagttgtctgtggaaaaagttattcgaggtacaaagacttaacattttctcaacttttccaaaaaaattcctcatttgccactttggatgcttataactcggtcagtttccaatggatcttcaattgtagcacatatttggatagatctggttattaactaccaaaagttattctacgccgatgtgctaagttgtctgtggaaaaagttattcgaggtacaaagacttaacattttctcaacttttccaaaaaaattcctcatttttccactttaggtgcttataactcggtcagtttccaatggatcttcaattgtagcgcatatttggatagatctggtcattagctaccaaaagttattctacgccgatgtgctaagttgtctgtggaaaaagttattcgaggtacaaagacttaacattttctcaacttttccaaaaaaattcctcattttgccactttggatgcttataactcggtcagtttccaatggatcttcaattgcagcacatatttggatagatctggtcattagctaccaaaagttattctacgccgatgtgctaagttgtctgtggaaaaagttattcgaggtacaaagacttaacattttctcaacttttccaaaaaaattcctcattttgccactttaggtgcttataactcggtcagtttccaatggatcttcaattgtagcacatatttggatagatctggtcattagctaccaaaagttattctacgccgatgtgctaagttgtctgtggaaaaagttattcgaggtacaaagacttaacattttctcaacttttccaaaaaaattcctcattttgccactttaggtgcttataactcggtcagtttccaatggatcttcaattgtagcacatatttggatagatctggtcattagctaccaaaagttattctacgccgatgtgctaagttgtctgtggaaaaagttattcgaggtacaaagacttaacattttctcaacttttccaaaaaaatcctcattttgccactttggatgcttataactcggtcagtttccaatggatcttcaattgcagcacatatttggatagatctggtcattagctaccaaaagttattctacgccgatgtgctaagttgtctgtggaaaaagttattcgaggtacaaagacttaacattttctcaacttttccaaaaaaattcctcattttgccactttggatgcttataactcggtcagtttccaatggatcttcaattgcagcacatatttggatagatctggtcattagctaccaaaagttattctacgccgatgtgctaagttgtctgtggaaaaagttattcgaggtacaaagacttaacattttctcaacttttccaaaaaaattcctcattttgccactttaggtgcttataactcggtcagtttccaaaggatcttcaattgtagcacatatttggatagatctggtcattagctaccaaaagttattctacgccgatgtgctaagttgtctgtggaaaaagttattcgaggtacaaagacttaacattttctcaacttttccaaaaaaatcctcattttgccactttggatgcttataactcggtcagtttccaatggatcttcaattgtagcacatatttggatagatctggtcattagctaccaaaagttattctacgccgatgtgcttagttgtctgtggaaaaagttattcgaggtacaaagacttaacattttctcaacttttccaaaaaaattcctcatttttccactttggatgcttataactcggtcagtttccaatggatcttcaattgtagcacatatttggatagatctggtcattagctaccaaaagttattctacgccgatgtgctaagttgtctgtggaaaaagttattcgaggtacaaagacttaacattttctcaacttttccaaaaaaattcctcattttgccactttggatgcttataactcggtcagtttccaatggatcttcaattgtagcacatatttggatagatctggtcattagctaccaaaagttattctacgccgatgtgctaagttgtctgtggaaaaagttattcgaggtacaaagacttaacattttctcaacttttccaaaaaaattcctcattttgccactttggatgcttataactcggtcagtttccaatggatcttcaattgtagcacatatttggatagatctggtcattagctagcaaaagttattctacgccgatgtgctaagttgtctgtggaaaaagttattcgaggtacaaagacttaacattttctcaacttttccaaaaaaatcctcattttgccactttggatgcttataactcggtcagtttccaatggatcttcaattgtagcacatatttggatagatctggtcattagctaccaaaagttattctacgtcgatgtgctaagttgtctgtggaaaaagttattcgaggtacaaagacttaacattttctcaacttttccaaaaaaattcctcattttgccactttaggtgcttataactcggtcagtttccaatggatcttcaattgtagcacatatttggatagatctggtcattagctaccaaaagttattctacgccgatgtgctaagttgtctgtggaaaaagttattcgaggtacaaagacttaacattttctcaacttttccaaaaaaattcctcattttgccactttggatgcttataactcggtcagtttccaatggatcttcaattgtagcacatatttggatagatctggtcattagctaccaaaagttattctacgccgatgtgctaagttgtctgtggaaaaagttattcgaggtacaaagacttaacattttctcaatttttccaaaaaaattcctcattttgccactttggatgcttataactcggtcagtttccaatggatcttcaattgtagcacatatttggatagatctggtcattagctaccaaaagttattctacgccgatgtgctaagttgtctgtggaaaaagttattcgaggtacaaagacttaacattttctcatcttttccaaaaaaattcctcattttgccactttggatgcttataactcggtcagtttccaatggatcttcaattgtagcacatatttggatagatctggtcatcagctaccaaaagttattctacgccgatgtgctaagttgtctgtggaaaaagttattcgaggtacaaagacttaacattttctcaacttttccaaaaaaaattcctcattttgccactttggatgcttataactcggtcagtttccaatggatcttcaattgtagcacatgtttggaaagatctgctcatcagctaccaaaagttattctacgccgatgtgctaagttgtctgtggaaaaagttattcgaggtacaaagacttaacattttctcaacttttccaaaaaaaattcctcattttgccactttggatgcttataactcggtcagtttccaatggatcttcaattgtagcacatatttggatagatctggtcattagctaccaaaagttattctacgccgatgtgctaagttgtctgtggaaaaagttattcgaggtacaaagacttaacattttctcaacttttccaaaaaaaattcctcattttgccactttggatgcttataactcggtcagtttccaatggatcttcaattgtagcacatatttggatagatctggtcattagctaccaaaagttattctacgccgatgtgctaagttgtctgtggaaaaagttattcgaggtacaaagacttaacattttctcaacttttccaaaaaattcctcattttgccactttgggtgcttataactcggtcagtttccaatggatcttcaattgtaacacagatttggatagatctacttatcagctaccaaaagttattctacgtcgatgtgctaagttgtctgtggaaaaagttattcgaggtacaaagacttaacattttctcaactttttcaaaaaaattcctcattttgccactttggatgcttataactcggtcggtttccaatggatcttcaattgtaacacagatttggaaagatatgctcatcagctaccaaaagttattctacgccgatgtgctaagatgtctgtggaaaaagttattcgaggtacaaagacttaacattttctcaactttttcaaaaaaattcctcattttgccactttggatgcttataactcggtcagtttccaatggatcttcaattgtaacacatatttggatagatctgctcattagctaccaaaagttattctacgccgatgtgctaagttgtctgtggaaaaagttattcgaggtacaaagacttaacattttctcaacttttccaaaaaaaatcctcattttgccactttggatgcttataactcggtcagtttccaatggatcttcaattgtagcacatatttggatagatctggtcatcagctaccaaaagttattctacgccgatgtgctaagttgtctgtggaaaaagttattcgaggtacaaagacttaacattttctcaacttttccaaaaaaaattcctcattttgccactttggatgcttataactcggtcagtttccaatggatcttcaattgtagcacatgtttggaaagatctgctcatcagctaccaaaagttattctacgccgatgtgctaagttgtctgtggaaaaagttattcgaggtacaaagacttaacattttctcaacttttccaaaaaaaattcctcattttgccactttggatgcttataactcggtcagtttccaatggatcttcaattgtagcacatatttggatagatctggtcattagctaccaaaagttattctacgccgatgtgctaagttgtctgtggaaaaagttattcgaggtacaaagacttaacattttctcaacttttccaaaaaaaattcctcattttgccactttggatgcttataactcggtcagtttccaatggatcttcaattgtagcacatatttggatagatctggtcattagctaccaaaagttattctacgccgatgtgctaaattgtctgtggaaaaagttattcgaggtacaaagacttaacattttctcaacttttccaaaaaattcctcattttgccactttgggtgcttataactcggtcagtttccaatggatcttcaattgtaacacagatttggatagatctacttatcagctaccaaaagttattctacgtcgatgtgctaagttgtctgtggaaaaagttattcgaggtacaaagacttaacattttctcaactttttcaaaaaaattcctcattttgccactttggatgcttataactcggtcggtttccaatggatcttcaattgtaacacagatttggaaagatatgctcatcagctaccaaaagttattctacgccgatgtgctaagatgtctgtggaaaaagttattcgaggtacaaagacttaaaattctctgaatttttcctaaaaaattcctcattttgccactttggatgcttataactcggtcagtttccgaaggatcttcaattgtaacacagatttggatagatctgctcattagctaccaaaagttattctacgccgatgtgctaagttgtctgtgaaaaagttattcgaggtacaaagacttaacattttctcaactttttcaaaaaaattcctcattttgccactttggatgcttataactcggtcagtttccaatggatcttcaattgtaacacatatttggatagatctgctcattagctaccaaaagttattctacgccgatgtgctaagttgtctgtggaaaaagttattcgaggtacaaagacttaacattttctcaacttttccaaaaaaaatcctcattttgccactttggatgcttataactcggtcagtttccaatggatcttcaattgtagcacatatttggatagatctggtcattagctaccaaaagttattctacgccgatgtgctaagttgtctgtggaaaaagttattcgaggtacaaagacttaacattttctcaacttttccaaaaaaattcctcattttgccactttggatgcttataactcggtcagtttccaatggatcttcaattgtagcacatatttggatagatctggtcattagctaccaaaagttattctacgccgatgtgctaagttgtctgtggaaaaagttattcgaggtacaaagacttaacattttctcaacttttccaaaaaaaattcctcattttgccactttggatgcttataactcggtcagtttccaatggatcttcaattgtagcacatatttggatagatctggtcattagctaccaaaagttattctacgccgatgtgctaagttgtctgtggaaaaagttattcgaggtacaaagacttaacattttctcaacttttccaaaaaaattcctcattttgccactttggatgcttataactcggacagtttccaatggatcttcaattgtagcacatatttggatagatctggtcattagctaccaaaagttattctacgccgatgtgctaagttgtctgtggaaaaagttatttgaggtacaaagacttaacattttctcaatttttctaaaaaaattcctcattttgccactttggatgcttataactcggtcagtttccaatggatcttcaattgtagcacatatttggatagatctggtcattagctaccaaaagttattctacgccgatgtgctaagttgtctgtggaaaaagttattcgaggtacaaagacttaacattttctcaacttttccaaaaaaattcctcattttgccactttggatgcttataactcggtcagttttcgttggatcttcaattgtaacacatatttggatagatctggtcattagctaccaaaagttattctacgccgatgtgctaaattgtctgtggaaaaagttattcgaggtacaaagacttaacattttctcaacttttccaaaaaaattcctcattttgccactttggatgcttataactcggtcagtttccaatggatcttcaattgtagcacatatttggatagatctggtcattagctaccaaaagttattctacgccgatgtgctaagttgtctgtggaaaaagttattcaaggtacaaagacttaacattttctcaacttttccaaaaaaattcctcattttgccactttggatgcttataactcggtcagtttccaatggatcttcaattgtagcacatatttggatagatctggtcattaactaccaaaagttattctacgccgatgtgctaagttgtctgtggaaaaagttatttgaggtacaaagacttaacattttctcaacttttccaaaaaaatcctcattttgccactttggatgctta harbors:
- the LOC125773493 gene encoding uncharacterized protein LOC125773493 isoform X9 yields the protein MLITRSVSNGSSIVTQIWKDMLISYQKLFYADVLRCLWKKLFEVQRLNIFSTFSKKFLILPLWMLITRSVSNGSSIVTHIWIDLLISYQKLFYADVLSCLWKKLFEVQRLNIFSTFPKKILILPLWMLITRSVSNGSSIVAHIWIDLVISYQKLFYADVLSCLWKKLFEVQRLNIFSTFPKKFLILPLWMLITRSVSNGSSIVAHIWIDLVINYQKLFYADVLSCLWKKLFEVQRLNIFSTFPKKFLILPLWMLITRSVSNGSSIVAHIWIDLVISYQKLFYADVLSCLWKKLFEVQRLNIFSTFPKKIPHFATLDAYNSVSFQWIFNCSTYLDRSGH